The Solibacillus sp. FSL R7-0682 genome includes a window with the following:
- a CDS encoding CAP-associated domain-containing protein — protein MKKAGLVVATIIPLIFSASLLVTNASWSKTWEPYSNIPINKEWKITFNHAIAEESIAYNVYLVDQNNTKLEITASASGNVLKVKPTSDLNYNSQYKIIVTNNLKSTKGKAMNQEITIPFTTMKQTVTKVETTNAVKTFSSEYDMLWKMPTSDYKQFRLVGTKNDNTVGGYETRTGQSIFGITVGDSRDSVKAKYGTPLKSIQKNNVRYTQNYIDKYENETSGTYLIDQHYVTFFYDAHQNYKIRSVTWVKAQTEMSKPGFFATQTTGLRDSFENLMVELINQARVAQGLNPLIYTPDNNLVARKHSTSMAENNYFGHVDLNGLRAGDRMKNAGMNYNWWGENLAYGQYSAIYAHEALMNSLGHRENILRKEFTHIFVGVNFNDKNQPYFTMNFYSL, from the coding sequence ATGAAAAAAGCTGGGTTAGTGGTGGCTACCATCATTCCTCTAATATTTAGTGCAAGTTTACTCGTTACAAATGCATCTTGGTCCAAAACATGGGAACCCTATTCAAATATACCAATCAATAAAGAATGGAAGATAACATTCAACCATGCAATTGCAGAGGAATCAATTGCATACAACGTCTACCTAGTAGATCAAAATAATACAAAGTTAGAGATCACAGCTTCTGCTTCAGGCAACGTTTTAAAGGTGAAACCAACTTCCGATTTAAACTATAATAGCCAATATAAAATTATCGTGACTAACAATTTAAAATCGACAAAGGGAAAAGCAATGAACCAAGAAATTACGATTCCATTTACTACGATGAAACAAACAGTAACAAAAGTTGAAACAACTAACGCGGTTAAAACATTTTCTTCTGAATACGATATGCTTTGGAAAATGCCTACGTCCGATTACAAGCAATTTCGCTTAGTTGGAACAAAAAATGACAATACCGTTGGTGGCTACGAAACTCGAACTGGTCAATCTATATTTGGTATTACAGTAGGTGACTCACGGGATTCAGTAAAAGCAAAATACGGTACACCCTTGAAAAGTATCCAAAAAAATAATGTGAGATATACACAAAACTATATTGATAAATATGAAAATGAAACGAGTGGAACATATTTAATCGATCAACACTACGTTACCTTTTTCTATGATGCACATCAAAACTATAAAATACGGTCAGTAACTTGGGTGAAGGCCCAAACTGAAATGTCGAAGCCAGGCTTTTTCGCGACACAAACTACCGGTTTACGCGATAGCTTCGAAAACTTAATGGTAGAATTAATTAACCAAGCCCGAGTAGCACAAGGATTGAACCCTTTAATATATACACCAGACAATAACCTAGTAGCACGTAAGCATAGTACAAGCATGGCTGAAAATAATTATTTCGGTCACGTCGATCTAAATGGTTTACGAGCTGGCGACCGTATGAAAAACGCTGGCATGAATTACAATTGGTGGGGCGAAAACTTAGCGTACGGTCAATATAGCGCAATCTATGCTCATGAAGCACTTATGAACTCCCTTGGTCATCGGGAAAATATTTTGCGAAAAGAATTTACACATATTTTTGTAGGGGTTAATTTCAACGATAAAAATCAGCCATACTTCACGATGAATTTTTACTCTTTATAA
- a CDS encoding acetamidase/formamidase family protein — protein MQAVETLFVNEFTDGVLNPQNAMLGPLKDGGTIIANTAPGCWGPMITPAIRGGHEVTKPVYVEGAEVGDALIIQIKSIQVTSIATSSGTDEAQGDRFIGDPFVKVKCPGCGKLHPQTVVQGIGQESVRCATCGTDTSPFKLANGYTMTFHPKGDIGLTVGKETARRIAQNAKNFMRTPENSVQNPITAFAPSDLIGVIARMRPFVGQLGTTPSKAMPDSHNAGDFGTFLIGAPHEYTMTEDELHIHRTDGHMDISRVREGAVLICPVKVAGGGVYVGDMHAMQGDGEIAGHTTDVAGIVQLQVSVLKKVNLEGPILLPNLEDLPYTAKPFTKEEKRIARDLAEEYGVKQIEDSYPLSIVGSGATLNEATDNALERAAKLFELSIDEVKNRATITGSIEIGRHPGVVTATMQMPKTILKKARILKPIKRQYDC, from the coding sequence ATACAGGCAGTGGAAACTTTATTTGTCAATGAGTTTACAGATGGTGTATTAAATCCACAGAACGCAATGCTTGGTCCCCTTAAAGACGGAGGGACAATTATTGCGAACACAGCACCAGGTTGTTGGGGACCGATGATTACACCTGCTATTCGTGGTGGACATGAAGTGACAAAGCCTGTCTATGTTGAGGGCGCAGAAGTGGGAGATGCACTAATTATCCAAATTAAATCGATACAAGTGACGTCGATTGCAACTTCTTCTGGAACGGATGAAGCGCAAGGAGATCGTTTTATTGGAGATCCTTTCGTAAAGGTAAAATGTCCTGGCTGTGGTAAGCTTCACCCACAAACGGTCGTACAGGGTATTGGACAGGAATCTGTACGCTGTGCAACTTGTGGAACAGACACATCACCATTTAAATTAGCGAACGGTTATACAATGACTTTTCATCCAAAGGGTGATATAGGTTTAACGGTAGGAAAAGAGACAGCTCGACGTATTGCTCAAAACGCAAAAAACTTTATGCGTACACCAGAAAATTCAGTGCAAAATCCGATAACGGCATTCGCACCAAGTGATTTAATCGGGGTTATAGCAAGAATGCGTCCATTCGTAGGTCAGCTTGGTACAACCCCTTCTAAAGCAATGCCTGATTCACATAATGCAGGTGATTTTGGAACATTTTTAATCGGTGCACCTCATGAATATACAATGACTGAGGATGAATTACACATTCACCGAACAGACGGTCACATGGATATAAGTCGCGTACGTGAAGGCGCAGTGTTAATTTGTCCAGTAAAAGTGGCTGGTGGAGGTGTGTATGTTGGGGATATGCACGCAATGCAAGGTGATGGTGAAATTGCAGGCCATACAACAGATGTTGCAGGCATCGTGCAGCTACAAGTAAGCGTTTTGAAAAAAGTGAATCTTGAGGGACCAATTTTATTACCGAACTTGGAGGATTTACCCTATACAGCAAAGCCTTTTACGAAGGAAGAAAAACGCATTGCTAGAGATTTGGCGGAAGAATATGGTGTGAAGCAAATAGAAGATAGCTATCCATTATCGATCGTCGGAAGTGGTGCGACATTAAATGAGGCAACGGATAATGCACTGGAACGTGCGGCTAAACTATTTGAGTTATCCATTGATGAAGTGAAAAACCGAGCGACAATAACAGGCTCCATTGAAATTGGTCGCCACCCTGGTGTTGTAACAGCGACAATGCAAATGCCTAAAACAATCCTGAAAAAGGCGAGAATATTAAAACCTATTAAACGTCAATATGATTGCTAA
- a CDS encoding CaiB/BaiF CoA transferase family protein — MTILNGLKVLDFCSLLPGPFATMMFADLGADVIHIESERRVDLMRIMPPYDADRESYIHQHLNRSKKSLQLDLKTPGGIEIVKKLIADYDIVIEGFRPGVMKRLGIDYETLRKINPRLIYCAITGYGQTGPYANRPGHDNNYLSVGGVLDHSRLKDKKPVAMGIQIADIAGGTMHAAVGVLAAALHREKTGEGKFIDVSMTDAMFAMNALYGAQYFGSGRPPQPEEEILNGGTFYDYYRTKDGRYFSVGSLEPQFRKLLCEALEIPELIDSTFNDSSYTQQRFKEAVQDAFCSKTFAQWLEIFNEDFHGCVEPVLTFDEACEHPQIQARNMLVNVPKEDGSTQQQIGTALKIDGVEPTYQYVGAKMGAHSEEILLQYGYSKEEIEALRVQGVLK, encoded by the coding sequence ATGACAATTTTAAACGGTTTAAAAGTACTTGATTTTTGTTCACTTTTACCGGGACCTTTTGCCACAATGATGTTTGCTGATTTAGGGGCCGATGTAATCCATATCGAATCAGAACGTCGTGTTGATTTGATGCGCATTATGCCACCATACGATGCAGATCGTGAATCTTACATTCATCAGCATTTAAATCGTTCAAAAAAATCACTGCAACTCGATTTAAAAACACCCGGTGGCATTGAGATTGTAAAAAAGCTTATTGCAGATTACGACATTGTCATTGAAGGATTCCGACCTGGAGTAATGAAGCGTCTTGGCATCGATTATGAAACGCTTAGAAAAATTAATCCGCGCCTTATTTATTGCGCCATTACAGGCTATGGACAAACAGGTCCATACGCCAATCGCCCAGGTCATGACAATAACTACTTATCTGTTGGCGGCGTGCTCGATCATTCACGTTTAAAGGATAAAAAACCTGTTGCAATGGGCATCCAAATTGCCGATATCGCCGGTGGTACAATGCATGCAGCAGTAGGGGTGCTCGCTGCCGCATTACACCGAGAAAAAACTGGGGAAGGTAAATTTATTGATGTTTCAATGACTGATGCAATGTTTGCTATGAACGCCTTATATGGGGCGCAATACTTTGGTAGCGGTCGTCCGCCACAGCCGGAGGAAGAAATTTTAAATGGTGGTACGTTTTACGACTATTATCGAACAAAGGATGGACGCTATTTCTCGGTTGGAAGCTTAGAACCTCAATTTCGTAAATTACTTTGTGAGGCACTCGAAATTCCAGAACTAATTGATAGTACCTTTAATGATTCTTCTTATACACAACAGCGTTTTAAAGAGGCGGTTCAAGATGCTTTTTGTTCAAAAACATTTGCGCAATGGCTCGAAATTTTCAACGAAGATTTCCATGGCTGTGTAGAGCCAGTCTTAACCTTTGATGAAGCATGTGAACATCCACAAATTCAAGCTCGCAACATGCTTGTAAATGTGCCAAAAGAAGATGGGTCAACGCAACAACAAATTGGAACCGCACTAAAAATTGATGGTGTCGAACCAACTTATCAATATGTTGGTGCAAAAATGGGTGCTCACTCCGAGGAAATTTTATTGCAATATGGCTATTCAAAAGAGGAAATTGAAGCACTGCGGGTACAAGGAGTATTAAAGTAA
- a CDS encoding Fe-S-cluster redox enzyme yields MLLFFDEQLFQRTNGQTGEILEKALSVKNQQPPREMLWGETLNSSEFLVDQERAERFCFQLLKNYWGNVNLFFYDSFHEANFNIETANEKMKNFFEYPQNRQQLFAFLLLHGEVQFEQIVEFIFAKPISAPVIPTGLDKISVFKVNERYLIQPIYSEHSAFWETIYTKKLYSLFLQFSLQKMERPVDLMTIFKTQLQQQLTMNRVATIIHKLIQQLDYENPKSFALKQLHLFNVRSHFTSGRRHFLKLRKCISTLQQNWATGPFALNDKENTLLAYMLFQEAVFKRNCQNIIMQGQYLIENERLTDHAIELVVEYGDVLSSMNPQPGALVKDYKGNYLEHVFYVLIDTLVKEGQFNRAFKLIKNYELASCTVIYELVNKENEQQELHKIEAMVQQNIAILVDGTPQRIRESIMTWQTEYLIKQGPYYVIAEMSSQHICNLLKILFHAEQDSIVEKLLSVYKKYLLIPSHLQNFRQFIEQHMTLKV; encoded by the coding sequence TTGTTGCTTTTCTTTGATGAGCAGCTCTTTCAACGGACAAATGGACAAACAGGTGAGATATTAGAAAAAGCATTGAGTGTAAAAAATCAACAGCCCCCTCGTGAAATGCTATGGGGAGAAACGCTCAATAGTTCGGAGTTTTTAGTCGATCAGGAACGAGCGGAACGCTTTTGTTTTCAATTGCTTAAAAATTATTGGGGCAACGTAAATTTATTTTTTTATGATTCTTTTCATGAAGCAAATTTTAATATTGAAACAGCAAATGAAAAAATGAAAAATTTTTTTGAATATCCACAAAATAGGCAGCAACTATTTGCTTTTTTGCTTCTACACGGGGAAGTACAATTTGAACAAATTGTTGAATTTATTTTTGCAAAGCCGATTAGTGCACCAGTTATACCAACAGGTCTTGATAAAATTAGCGTCTTTAAAGTAAATGAACGGTACTTAATTCAACCAATTTATTCGGAGCACTCGGCGTTTTGGGAAACAATTTATACAAAAAAGTTATATTCCTTATTTTTGCAATTTTCCCTTCAAAAAATGGAGCGACCAGTGGATCTTATGACGATCTTCAAGACCCAATTGCAGCAGCAACTTACTATGAATCGTGTGGCAACAATTATACATAAATTAATCCAACAACTTGATTATGAAAATCCTAAATCCTTTGCACTTAAGCAGCTTCATTTATTCAATGTTCGGTCGCACTTTACAAGTGGACGACGCCATTTTTTAAAGTTAAGAAAATGTATTTCAACATTGCAACAAAATTGGGCAACGGGCCCTTTTGCACTAAATGATAAGGAAAATACATTATTAGCTTATATGTTATTTCAAGAAGCAGTGTTTAAAAGAAATTGCCAAAATATTATTATGCAAGGCCAGTATTTAATTGAAAATGAACGTTTAACAGACCATGCCATCGAGCTAGTAGTTGAATATGGGGATGTATTGAGCAGTATGAATCCTCAGCCGGGAGCATTAGTAAAGGACTATAAGGGGAATTATTTAGAGCATGTTTTTTATGTACTGATCGATACCCTTGTCAAAGAGGGGCAATTTAACCGCGCATTCAAGCTCATTAAAAATTATGAATTAGCTTCATGTACAGTCATTTATGAGCTAGTAAATAAAGAGAATGAGCAACAGGAGCTGCATAAAATTGAAGCAATGGTGCAACAAAATATCGCCATACTTGTCGATGGTACCCCACAACGAATCCGTGAATCGATAATGACATGGCAAACAGAATACTTAATTAAACAAGGCCCTTACTATGTGATCGCAGAAATGTCATCGCAACATATTTGTAACTTATTAAAAATATTATTTCATGCAGAGCAGGATAGTATTGTTGAAAAATTATTAAGCGTTTATAAAAAATATTTACTCATCCCGTCACATTTACAAAATTTCCGACAATTTATTGAACAACATATGACATTAAAGGTATAA
- a CDS encoding IS3 family transposase (programmed frameshift) codes for MSKIIFNEHQRRQIEQNPNVVLITDRSIQYTVAFKLKAVQENLKGKGPTEIFKAAGFDLEIIGIKKVQSAVHRWKKIYQTYGEDGFTQERRGKGSTGRPRAEKLSADKKLEKAEARIHLLEAELAPLKKARRNGKAGEEESFLTPKEKYQAISETIRLFQLKNMTRYLCEVANVSSSGYYKWRQNMEKHSLREEADYQDYLLLKVIYDEAKGKIGYRGFYMELVDQLGKPMNHKKILRLMRKFNLYAKVRRANPYRLIEKANEAHRQIPNYLNRAFKQDEPGKVFLTDITYLQYKGGRTAYLSCVKDVATREIVAYKLATTLKLSIVYETLEQLKHHLDGNLHPEAMIHSDQGFHYTHPGFQKLVKDMGLKQSMSRRGNCLDNAPMESFFGHFKDEVDYHEAESFTELHTQVIDYITHYNHTRKQWTLKKMTPASYRSHLIAA; via the exons ATGAGTAAAATAATTTTTAACGAACATCAACGTCGACAAATTGAACAGAATCCAAATGTCGTTTTGATAACCGATCGATCTATTCAATATACAGTAGCTTTCAAATTAAAAGCTGTTCAAGAAAATCTAAAAGGCAAAGGGCCTACCGAAATCTTCAAAGCTGCAGGCTTTGATTTAGAAATCATCGGGATTAAAAAAGTTCAAAGTGCTGTTCATAGGTGGAAGAAAATTTATCAAACATACGGTGAGGATGGTTTTACACAAGAGCGTCGTGGAAAAGGCAGTACAGGTCGCCCACGTGCCGAAAAATTATCAGCTGATAAAAAGTTAGAGAAAGCAGAAGCTCGTATTCATCTATTGGAAGCAGAGCTAGCGC CTCTTAAAAAAGCTCGACGAAATGGAAAGGCAGGCGAAGAAGAATCGTTTTTAACACCCAAAGAAAAATATCAAGCAATCAGTGAAACGATTCGATTATTTCAACTCAAAAATATGACACGGTATCTTTGTGAAGTAGCAAATGTCAGCTCGAGTGGTTACTATAAATGGCGACAAAATATGGAGAAACATTCATTACGTGAAGAAGCTGATTATCAAGATTATCTTTTACTAAAAGTAATCTATGATGAAGCAAAAGGCAAAATTGGTTATCGAGGGTTTTATATGGAACTGGTGGACCAATTAGGGAAACCGATGAACCATAAAAAAATTCTTCGATTGATGCGTAAATTTAATTTGTATGCGAAGGTTCGTCGTGCCAATCCTTATCGACTTATAGAAAAAGCGAATGAAGCACATCGTCAAATTCCAAATTACTTAAATCGGGCATTCAAACAAGACGAGCCAGGAAAAGTCTTCTTAACAGACATTACCTATCTCCAATATAAGGGTGGCCGTACGGCTTATTTATCATGTGTAAAAGATGTCGCAACAAGAGAAATCGTTGCGTATAAACTAGCTACTACTCTTAAATTGTCGATTGTTTATGAAACACTTGAACAATTAAAACATCATTTGGATGGGAATCTTCATCCGGAAGCAATGATTCATTCGGATCAGGGGTTTCATTATACGCATCCAGGATTTCAGAAGCTTGTGAAAGACATGGGGTTAAAACAATCTATGTCACGTCGAGGAAACTGTCTAGATAATGCGCCAATGGAATCGTTCTTTGGTCATTTTAAAGATGAAGTCGATTATCATGAAGCTGAAAGTTTCACGGAGCTACATACACAAGTCATTGACTATATCACGCATTACAACCACACAAGAAAGCAATGGACATTAAAAAAGATGACTCCGGCGAGTTACCGAAGTCATCTAATCGCAGCCTAA